From the Leptolyngbya sp. O-77 genome, one window contains:
- a CDS encoding class I SAM-dependent methyltransferase, with protein MTHNLLKINWHHWLERWDAQQSGYLPYREERFQIMLDAIAHLLPESFTAIDLACGPGAISQRLLNRFPQANCIAIDYDPVLLAIGQGVLGAMGDRLRWIEADLTQDDWLEQMGDTQVDAVLTTTALHWLPIDRLVYLYQKLGQVLRPSGVFLNGDHLYFPPHLATIQRLAKAVQAQQEEQAFSERNQEDWQQWWQAIEQEADLKALLTERHRRFQPRFTEHEPTLVIHEAALQEAGFREVSTIWQRFDDRILMAVR; from the coding sequence ATGACTCACAATCTGCTTAAAATCAACTGGCACCACTGGCTTGAGCGTTGGGATGCCCAGCAAAGCGGCTATCTTCCCTATCGAGAAGAGCGGTTTCAGATCATGCTGGACGCGATCGCTCATCTGTTACCTGAATCGTTCACTGCGATCGATCTGGCTTGTGGTCCCGGTGCCATCAGCCAGCGTTTGTTGAATCGCTTTCCACAAGCCAACTGTATTGCCATTGATTACGATCCGGTTTTGCTGGCGATCGGTCAGGGCGTGTTAGGGGCAATGGGCGATCGACTACGTTGGATCGAAGCAGATTTAACGCAAGATGATTGGCTAGAACAAATGGGTGACACTCAGGTGGATGCCGTTTTAACCACAACTGCATTACACTGGTTGCCGATCGATCGCCTGGTGTATCTCTATCAAAAACTTGGTCAAGTTCTGCGTCCGAGTGGTGTGTTTCTCAACGGTGATCATCTCTACTTTCCGCCACACTTAGCCACCATTCAACGGTTAGCAAAAGCGGTGCAGGCACAGCAGGAAGAGCAAGCATTTTCAGAGAGAAACCAGGAAGACTGGCAGCAGTGGTGGCAGGCGATCGAGCAAGAAGCAGACCTCAAAGCGTTGCTAACCGAGAGACACCGACGCTTTCAACCTCGATTTACCGAGCATGAGCCAACGCTAGTCATTCATGAGGCAGCCCTGCAAGAGGCAGGATTTCGAGAGGTGAGTACCATCTGGCAACGATTTGACGATCGGATTTTGATGGCAGTGCGTTAG
- a CDS encoding copper resistance protein produces the protein MNETLKKRKKVSVGIGAHGVVAIGVSAHGVVAIGVVTHGIVSIGLVSMGIFSFGLVSMGLLSSGLVTMGLAAFGQHSMELVQPAQNQHDTHHHHSP, from the coding sequence ATGAATGAAACGTTAAAGAAACGGAAAAAAGTATCGGTGGGAATTGGCGCTCATGGAGTAGTTGCGATCGGGGTGTCTGCACACGGAGTTGTGGCGATCGGGGTTGTCACACATGGCATTGTCTCGATCGGGCTTGTCTCAATGGGGATATTCTCCTTTGGCTTGGTCTCGATGGGGCTTCTAAGCTCAGGATTGGTGACGATGGGGTTGGCGGCGTTTGGTCAACACAGTATGGAATTGGTGCAACCCGCTCAGAACCAGCACGATACTCATCATCACCATTCGCCATGA